The genomic stretch CTAATTCATAGAAAAGATTTCCTCTTAAACCTTTTTGAAGGTATATTTTATTAATTGTAGAACCACTTTCGATTGCTTCAATAATCGCTCTAATTCCAAAAATATTTGTCATTTCATTATTCATTCTGCAAATGTATGCTAATTTAAGAGCAAAAAAAAACCATCTCTAAAAGAGATGGTTTTAATGTTATATATAATATTAAAAAATATTATTTATTTCCTTCAGTAATGTTAGGATTATCTGTAAGTTCTCTTTGTGGAACTTCAAAAGTTAATCTTGGATCATCATAAGCAAAACTTTCTCCAGCTCTGTTTAAGTGAATACTACCTCTTGTGTTTGTTAATTTTCTTCTTTTCATTAGTAAATAACTTTTACCTTCAGCTAAGAATTCAATTTTAGTATTAAACACTATTTCATCAACAAGATCTTGACCTGATAAACCATCAACGTATGCATAGTCAGCAGCGTCATCATAACGATTAGCTAAAACTTGCTTTAATCTAGTTCTTGCAGCAGTATCATCTCCTTCTACAGCACTTAATTCAGCAGAAAGTAAGTACATTTCTGTAACTCTCATGTAAACATAATCATCTGTCATAGGATTTTGAGAAAAAGGAGTTCTTGCAGCATTATAGAATTTTCCGATAGGAATTAACGGAGATTCACCTACAGCAACAGTACCACCACTTGCTGGAGCACCAAATTGTTGTTTTCTTATATCATTATCATTGATTTTAGCATATAAACCATCATCAATACCTCTAAAGTTTCCTACTGCTTGGTAAGAATAACTATAGTAGTCCATAAAACCATGCCAAGAAACTAAACCTAAGTCATTTGCAACTGTAAGGTCAAATCCCCACATCCATCCTGGAGTGCTTAATTGTGTAAAACCACCAGTAACTTCATCTTGATTCATCATTGTGAATTCACCAGAATTAATTACTTCATCAGCTAAATCCCTAGCCATTATGTTTTTATCACTTTGCCCCATTGAAGCATAAACATAAGCTAATAAACCTTTAGCTACATTTTGATTTATAGAAGCTTTGTTTGGTCTTGTATACGTACTCATAAAGCTCTAATTGCAGAATTTAAGTCTGAAATTATTAGGTCATATACTTCACCCATTGTAGACTTTGCTTTTCCAGATTCACCTGGGTTTACATAGATAGGTAAAATTTCTGCATTAGCATCATACTCAATTGCGTAATACTGGCTTAAATAAAAATAACCAAACGCTCTAATAGCTTTTGCTTGCCCTACAACACCCTTAACAGCATCAGATGCTGGTACTGCATCATTACCACCATTAGCAGCAATAATTAAGTTTGCACTGTTAATGATTCTGTAATAAAATCTCCAAGCAGTATAATTTGGTAGTGTTATAGACGGATCATTTGTCCATAAAAGATTTGATAAATTTACAAATCTATTAAATCTAGCACCAATTTGTGCCATATCACTAGATAGTAAATCACTCATTAAATCAAAAGATTTATGTCCAAAATCTTCCTGATTACCTGTTCCACCTATGTATGCAGTAACCATTTGGTTATAAATACCTCTTAAGTTACCTTCAACAATGCTTGGGTTAATTAAGGCAGTTTCTCCTAAATCTTCATTCGAGATAAAACTAGTAGGTCTTTGATCTAAAAATTCTTCATCACAAGAGCTCAAGAAGAGACTCGCAACAATAATACATAATATAAAATTTATTTTTTTCATAATTAAAATTGTTTAATTAAAATTTAACTCTAACACCTAAAGTGTAGTTTGATATTGGACTATAGTTATATCTTTCAGAAGTACCAGTAAGAGATGTTGTTGGGTTGTACCCGTCTCTAGCAGAGATTAAAAATAAATTATCTCCAGATACCCATAAGCTTACAGAAGAAAGACCTATGTTTTCTAAATACTGAGTCGGTATACTATATCCTAACCTTACATTATTTAAAGATAAATAATCAGAACTTGTAATAAATCTTGTAGAAGCCGCATTTACTCTAATGTTTTCGTTAGAATAAAGTCTTGGTACATCTGTAATATCACCAGGATTCATCCATCTATCTCTCATATCTGCATTGTAACTGTAAGAACCTACTTTTCCATTACTCATTTGAGTAGCGTACTGTTGGTCATAACCATAACCTCCTAAACTATAACTAAATTGAGCGCTTAAGTTAAAATCTTTATAAGAAGTGTTAAGTCTAAATGCTCCACTTACTGTAGGTATTAAAGATTTATTGTTGTATTTACGTGTTGCGTCTGCATATTCAGTTGTAACACGTTCTTGAATGCTTGCTCCTGGATTTGCAGCTTTGTATACTTCTAAATCATTAATTCCTTCATTAGTATCGTATTGACCATTGTTATTTTCATCAACCCAGCTTTCTAACCATTGAGCATTACCTGTAGCAGGATCAACACCAGCCCATTCTCTTAAGTAGTAGTCAAATCTACTACGACCTGCAGATTGTGCAAAATTACCATCGATATTAATAACTTTAGCTTCACCAGTTGCATTTTCAATTGGCATTTGAGTTATTTCGTTCTCGTACATTGATCCATTTATAGATAAAGATAATTTAAAATCTTCATTTCTGATGATGTTACCAGTTAAATCAAATTCTAAACCTTTATTTACCATTTCACCATCGTTTGTTAAGATAACAGCATCCCCTGTAGAAGGTGATAATCTTTTGTTAACGTATAAATCAGTTGTAGTTTTAACAAAATAATCTAAACCAAAATCTATAGCGCCATTAAAAAATCTAGCTTCAATACCTGTTTGGAAACTTTGACTAGATTCCCAAGTAATGTTTGGATCTACAACTGCTCTTGGAGCTAAAGAAGGTAATCCTAATAAGTTTTGTACATCAAATCCTAATTGACCAGCAAAAGAATTATTTCCTTGGTCTCCTAAAACACCATAACTAGCTTTTAACTTTAAGAAATCGATAGTCTCACTAGAGCTTAAGAAATCTTCTTCACTAATAACCCAACCTGCACCTACAGATCCAAATGTTCCCCATTTGTTTTTAAAGAATCTTGAAGATCCATCTCTTCTTAATGTACCAGATAAGTAATATTTACCTGCGTAGTTATAATTAGCTTGAGTAAAGTAACTTTCTAAGCTTCTACCAATTCTAGAACCATTAGACACACCATTTTGATCGATGTAATTTTCTGGAACAATTACTGCATTAGGGTTTAAGTTAACAACTCCTTTTTTGCTTAAATCAAAATCCTCAAATGAAGATTCAAAACTTTCATGTGCGATTAAAGCATTAAAGTTATGGTCGTTTCCAAAAGTTGTTGCGTATCTTAAAATTTGATTAAAGTTTTGAGCAGAATATGTAGTATTAGACTTGTATAAAGTTCCTCCTAAAGCAACACCTGCACTACCTTGAATAGAGTTTCTTACTTGGTCGAAGTTACTACTATAAATATTTACACCATAAGTAGTTTCGAAAGTTAATCCTTCTAAAATATCAACAACAAAATTTACGTTACCGTTTATGTTATGTCTTTTAGTTCTATTAATGTTATAAATAGCTTCTCCAATACCGTTGTATGTTGCAGAAAAATCTCTACCATTACCAGCAGAGTTATCTGCAAAATCATAAAGACGATTTCCTGTGTTAGGATCTGTTAAGATGTTACCATCTGCATCTCTTAAAAATAAAGAGTAAATTGTTGGGATATAATCTAACATATAAGTTACAACTCCACCACCATAACCAGTAGCATCATTATATTCACTGTAAGAATAATCTAAATTAGTGTTTATCTTAACTCTATCCATAGGCTTAGTGTTAACATTTAATCTAGCACTATATCTATCAAATTGAGATTCTTGCACGTAACCTTCGTCAGATAAGTAACCTAAAGAAAAGTAATGTTTTGTATTCTCAGTACCACCAGATGTTTTAAAGTTGAATTCATTTCTGATTCCGTCTCTATAACCTGCGTCAGCCCAGTCAGTAGGAGTAAATTTTCTTGTTACGCCTGGTCTAACTTGACCTGTAGAAGGATCTATTAATTCATTACCGTCAGCAACGTTCCACATGTTATATAAAGGAGCGATACCTCTATCAGAAAAAACATTATCTAAAGCATACTGAGATGGGTTTGCTTGACCAGTTAACTCTGCACTGTTTTTCAATCCATCATAAACCAATCCTATGTACTCTTCTTCACTATGAATTAAGTCATAAAATGGTAATGTTCTACTGTTGATAGATGTTTGAAAATCAAATTCTACAACACTTTTTCCACTCTTACCTCTTTTAGTTGTAATTAAAACAACACCATTCGCACCACGGGCACCATAAATAGCTGTTGCAGATGCATCTTTTAAAATTGTAGTTGATGCAATATCATTAGGATTAATTGAGTTTACATCTCCTGTATAAGGAACACCATCCACAACATAAAGTGGCGAACTATTTCCTTCAATTGAACTAAAACCTCTAATTCTAATGTTAGCACTTCCACCAGGTCTACCATTTGTTCTTACAACAGATACACCAGAAGCTTCACCAATTAAAGCTTGAGCAACATTTGATACTGCTTTTGCATCAATATTTTCTGCTGAAACAGTACTAACACTACCTGTAAATGATTTTTTTGTAGTTGTACCATATCCTACAACAACAATTTCGTCTAGAACATTAGCATCTTCTACTAAGGTAACATTAATTGAGTTTGAGTTACCAACTGTTTTTTGAACAACTTTATAACCAAGATATCTAAATACTAGCACATCTCCAGTATTTGCTTTAATTGTGTACTCACCATTAAAGTCAGTCTCAGTACCGGTATTTGTTCCTTGTATTAAAACACTAACTCCAGGTAATAATCCAGAGCCGTCTTTAACTTTACCAGTAATAGTCTTTTGTTGAGCAAATGATATTTGCACAACTAACGCCAGTAATAGCGTTAAAATTCCATTAAACTTTGTCTTCATTGTATAATTATTTGAATTAATTAATTCCAAAAGGCTTAAAATTATCTTAATAAAACAATTTTTTAACATAAAATATTGAAAGTATAATTTATTATTTTTCCAAAAAAAAAGCACTCAATCTAACTAGATTGAGTGCTTCTCTATAAAATAATAACAGTGATTATTTAAATAACCATAGTTTAGTGTCGAGATTATCAGCACCTTGAGCGCTAACAGCTGCGTTGTAGTTTTCTTCATTTAATGCACCTGCGGTTGCAGAGTAACCGTGTCTTTGAGGAATGTCTGTAGCATTTGATAATAAGTTTGCTGGGGCAACTAATGCTATTCGTCCATCATTACCTTCGGCTTTGAATCTTCTCCATTCAGCCCAACTATTATATCCTTGAAAAAATAAAGATACATATTTTTCATATGCAATATCCTCAATTCCAGTGTATGGGTTTGCAGTTAAATATACTGTAGCATCCGCTGAATCAACTCCCCATTGTTCCATACTAGCAGTAACTGCTTGGTTGTATAGTGTAGCTGGATCTTCAGTTGTCCAACCTTTAGCAGCAGCTTCGGCTCTAGCAAATAAAACTTCAGAATAAGTATAAATCATTAATGGTGCTTCGCTATTACTAATAATATCACTTGTAATGAAAGAATAATCTGCTGTTGCAGAGTTTGAAGCTCCGTAAGGTGCTCCAACAAAAGTAGCTGAAGTAGTTGCAGGTTCTGCAAACTTAGCTAATCTCGGATCTTCTGGTAATGTATTTGTTCCTGTACCAATTAATTTGTCAACAAAAACATCACTCATTAGGTAATCTTTTCTTGACTCAAATCTATCTTGCCAAGGATTATCATTAGAATCTTCTGATAGGTATGTGTATTTAATATTTTCATCATTAGAAGATATTACTCCAGATAATGCTTCGTTAAATTTAACTTGACCTTTCGCAGGATCTGCTTTAGAAAGTCTTAATCCCATTACCATCTTAATAGTATTAGCAAAAGTCCTCCATCTATCCATATCTCCTCCGAAATAAATATCACTATCAGGACCATTGCCACCATCAATAGAAGCTAATGCAGCGTCTAATTCATTAAAAAGACCATCGTAAATAGCTTCTTGAGAATCATATGCTGGGTAGATATTGTTAGAAACATCTAGAGCTTCTGAATATGGTAAATAACCCCATCTATCTGTCATCCCATGCATAATGTATACTCTTAAAATTGATGCAGCAGCAATTTGATTTCCATTTGAACCATATGCTTGAGCAGCTATTTTAGTATCATCATTAGAATTTATTTCAATAATTTGACGTAAATCTTCTAATAGACCATAAGATCCATCAGGGCTCCAATTTAGTGTTTGATAACGAGATTCTTCATCATATTGACCGTTCGACAAATATTGAACGTATAAATTTGATGTAGTGCTAGCTATATAACCACTTGTTCCTCTTTGAACATTCGCTAATAAGGATGCCGTTACTGGAGTACTTGGGTTATTTGGGTTTTGGTTTGTGTCACCAAAATCCACTGTATCACATGCTGTAAATGAAACCGCTACAGCAAGAATAAGGGTTTTTATTTTATTAATTTTTTTCATTTCTTAATTTATTTTTTAATTAAAATGACATTCTTACGTTAACACCAACGGTTCTAACGTTTGGTAATTGTCCACCTTCAGTCCAATTTACTCCATTTCTTGTTTCAATTTCAGAAGGGTCTAATCCTGGTAAAGCTGAGTGAATTAGCCATACATTGTTTGCAAATACACCTAAATTTAATGTTTTGAAAGGAGTTTTTTCTAAAATGTTATTTGGTAAATCGTAGTCTAAACGTACAGTTCTTAACTTAACATAAGAAGCGTCATACAACCATCTTTCATGTAAAGCAAATAAACGACCCCAGTAAGTACTAGATTCAATATTATAAGATACAGGTGCTCCAGAAGTTTCATCTACTCCTTCTATTAATTCACCACCACCATTGGCTACAGCGTCTCTTACAGGGTTTCCTAAGTTGTTATTACCAACGGTCTCTATTCCTAAACCAGAATAATTGTTAAACATTCTTGTTACAGAAAATACTTTTCCTCCTTTTTGAAAGTCAATATCAAAACCTAAGTTAAAGTTTTTGTAACGTATATTGTTAGAGAATCCTCCAGTGAAATCAGGCAATACATTACCTAAATATTGATTTGTGTCGTAGATTGGTGCTCCAGAAGCTGTTAATATTTTGTTACCATCAGCATCTCTTCTGAATGCTCTACCGTAAATAGCTCCCCATTCTTCTCCAACTCTTTCCTGTAATTGAATACCTCTCCAAGAACTAGATAACACATTTACATCAATTCCTTCAGAAATTTTATTTACTGTTCTTTCTAAAGTAGCAAAACTTAAAGTTGCATCCCATGCGATATCTTCTTTTTTAATAATATCATAATTTAAAGCAACTTCTATACCATTGTATGTTTGCTTACCATCATTTTTAAGAGTACTTGTGTAACCCGTAGATCCGTCTAAAGTAACAGATACAGGCAGTTCTTCATCTATTTTCTTAAAGTAAGCAAAATCTACTCCTAATCTACTGTTGAATAATCTTAATTCTGTACCAATTTCGTAATCTTTACGAACTCCACCTTGTAAGAAAGGGTTAGCAAACGTTCCTTGAGCAGATAAAGTACCTGTACTTCCGTAAGGAGTACCAATTCCATATACAGCAGATAATTGATATGGAGAAGGGAATTTAGGTGCTTGAGCTGCACTCATTCTTAATTTTCCAAACCTTAAAAAATCGTTTTGTGGAATTAATTTAGAGAATATAAAACTTAAAGATCCACCATATGTTTCAATTCTATTTTCTTCTGAATATGCAGATGATCCCCAGTCAAATCTTGTAAATCCATCTAAAAATAATATGTCTTTATATCCAACAGAACCTTTTACAAATATAGATTTAGATTTAAATTTAGATGAAGAGTTATTTACTGTTGGTCTATCTACTGAAGTACTTAAACTGTAGAAACCTAAAGTGTTTAATCCTCCAACTGTACTACCGCTTAAACTTTCAGATCCTATTGTAGATAATTCAAAACCGGCAGATGCTGTAATGTCAAAATCTTCATTTAAATCTTTAGAGTAATTTACAATACCAAAAAGTTCTTCTCTAAAGTCCATGTTTTCAGTTTCACTGTAAGAAGGTAATGTTTGCCCTCCTAAGCTACCAAAAGCTGTTCTATTATTATATTCATAAGAGTTAAATGTTTTTCTTAAATCTAAACTCATGTTTAAATTTTCATTAACTTCATATTTTAATCCAATCTTACCGTAGATTGCATTTTTTGTTTGAAAGTTTAAGTTTTCATTAGTTTCAAAAAATGGAGAATCCCAATATAATGGTGCTGAGTTTGTTGGACTATTAATATTCCAAGATACAAACTGACCGTTTCTTTCATAATTTCTTACTCTGTCCATGTCTAGTTGACGTTGCCACCATTGGTTTAAGTTAGAAACTACATTTCCATAACCATTGTCTGGAAAGTTATTAGTTCTTCTATCTTGATAGTTGAAGTTAGCGTATGCAGTTAACTTGTCTGTAATATCTAAACTCGCATTAATTGTAGCTTGTACTTGTTTTCTTTTAGAATTAGGAAAAACACTATTTCTGTCAATATTTGTTAAACCAACTCTTACGTTGTAGTCATCACCACCTTTAGCAAAACTTACAGAAGTGTTGTTGATAATACCTGTGTCGAAAAAGTCTTGAATGTTATCTGGGTTAGCTTCAAAAGCTCTTAATTTTCCAAATTCAGGATCTCCCTGAATCCAAGAATCCCAATGACGAACCATTTGTCCATCTAATTTTGGACCCCAGCTTTCATCAGCATAATATTCAACCATTTTTTGACCATTAAAAGAAGCCCATGAAGCTGGGTGTCTAGAAGGGTCATAGTTAAATGTGTTAAATTCTTGAGAGTAACCACCACCATATTCATTTTGGTATTCTGGTAAAATGTAAACATTTTCCATTGCCGTACTATGGTTTAATGTAACAACACTTTCACCACTTTTTGCAGACTTTGTAGTAATAATAACTACACCATTAATTCCTTCAGGCCCGTATAATGCAGTTGCTGCAGAACCTTTTAAAACAGATAAATCAGCAATATCATCTGTGTTAATGTCAGATGTAGAACTAATTTTCACATTGTCTACAATGTATAATACATTAGAGTTACCTCTTAATCTTATTCCAGAATTACCAAAACCTGCAGAAGGAGCACCTACTGCCTGTACACCAGCAACTCTACCTGCTAACGCGTTGTTGACATCTGTTTCTCTTGATCTCACTAAGTTTTCTGGTTTAACAGATTGTTGAGCAAAACCAATAGATTTTTTGTCTCTTTTAATACCTAATGCAGTTACTACAATTTCGTCTAGTACACTAGCATCTTCAATCATAGTTACATTAACTGTATTTGATGATCCGATTGTTTTTTCAATAGTTTTGTATCCTACATAACTAAAGCTTAAAACGTCTCCGTTGTTAGCTTTAATAGTAAATTTACCATTGAAATCAGTTTCAGTTCCTTTAGTAGTCCCTTTAATTAGAATGCTTACTCCAGGTAGTGATCCTGTGGCATCCGAGACTGTTCCAGAAACTGTTTTTTCTTGCGCAAAACTTATTTGCACAACAAACGCCAGTAATAGCGTTAAAATTCCCTTTAACTTTGTTTTCATTATTTATTTGATTTGAATTAATTATGCCAAATATATAAATATTTTATTAATTAAACAATGAAAACGTTAATAATTGTTAATTTTAGAACTAAAATGTAAAATTTGGTTAGAAATAATTTTTCCAATTTATTGTTAGCTGAGTGTTTTCAGGGGTTGACAGGCGTTTATTTTTTAATATAGTTGTTATAGAAAAGTTAATTTTAGATTTATTTGTGTTAAATAAATAACCTATTCCAATACCAATTAGTTTTTCGCTATTTTCTTTATTGTAGATTATTCCTAAATCAGATATTGTGTACAAGTAAGCGTCTTTTTTAGTTAGGTATCTGTATTCTATATTTTGTGTTATATAGTTTTCAGTAAATATGCTTTTCTCACTGGCTCCTCTTATCGTATTTTTACCTCCGATTCTAAATAATTCGTTGTTTACATAATTTTCAGAATTTAAAAATCCCATATTGTTTTGAAGATATATTTTGTTTCTGTTGTTTAAATTAAATAAATAACTAATTCTAGATTCAATTTTAATTTGTGATGTGTTTTCTGTTCTTGTTTTCCTTTTTCCAATGGATGGGTTTATCAAAAGCGAAAATTTATCAGAATTGAATTCATCGTAATTTGGAACTGTAAATTCATAACCAAATC from Polaribacter marinaquae encodes the following:
- a CDS encoding RagB/SusD family nutrient uptake outer membrane protein; this encodes MSTYTRPNKASINQNVAKGLLAYVYASMGQSDKNIMARDLADEVINSGEFTMMNQDEVTGGFTQLSTPGWMWGFDLTVANDLGLVSWHGFMDYYSYSYQAVGNFRGIDDGLYAKINDNDIRKQQFGAPASGGTVAVGESPLIPIGKFYNAARTPFSQNPMTDDYVYMRVTEMYLLSAELSAVEGDDTAARTRLKQVLANRYDDAADYAYVDGLSGQDLVDEIVFNTKIEFLAEGKSYLLMKRRKLTNTRGSIHLNRAGESFAYDDPRLTFEVPQRELTDNPNITEGNK
- a CDS encoding RagB/SusD family nutrient uptake outer membrane protein — its product is MKKINFILCIIVASLFLSSCDEEFLDQRPTSFISNEDLGETALINPSIVEGNLRGIYNQMVTAYIGGTGNQEDFGHKSFDLMSDLLSSDMAQIGARFNRFVNLSNLLWTNDPSITLPNYTAWRFYYRIINSANLIIAANGGNDAVPASDAVKGVVGQAKAIRAFGYFYLSQYYAIEYDANAEILPIYVNPGESGKAKSTMGEVYDLIISDLNSAIRAL
- a CDS encoding SusC/RagA family TonB-linked outer membrane protein, which encodes MKTKFNGILTLLLALVVQISFAQQKTITGKVKDGSGLLPGVSVLIQGTNTGTETDFNGEYTIKANTGDVLVFRYLGYKVVQKTVGNSNSINVTLVEDANVLDEIVVVGYGTTTKKSFTGSVSTVSAENIDAKAVSNVAQALIGEASGVSVVRTNGRPGGSANIRIRGFSSIEGNSSPLYVVDGVPYTGDVNSINPNDIASTTILKDASATAIYGARGANGVVLITTKRGKSGKSVVEFDFQTSINSRTLPFYDLIHSEEEYIGLVYDGLKNSAELTGQANPSQYALDNVFSDRGIAPLYNMWNVADGNELIDPSTGQVRPGVTRKFTPTDWADAGYRDGIRNEFNFKTSGGTENTKHYFSLGYLSDEGYVQESQFDRYSARLNVNTKPMDRVKINTNLDYSYSEYNDATGYGGGVVTYMLDYIPTIYSLFLRDADGNILTDPNTGNRLYDFADNSAGNGRDFSATYNGIGEAIYNINRTKRHNINGNVNFVVDILEGLTFETTYGVNIYSSNFDQVRNSIQGSAGVALGGTLYKSNTTYSAQNFNQILRYATTFGNDHNFNALIAHESFESSFEDFDLSKKGVVNLNPNAVIVPENYIDQNGVSNGSRIGRSLESYFTQANYNYAGKYYLSGTLRRDGSSRFFKNKWGTFGSVGAGWVISEEDFLSSSETIDFLKLKASYGVLGDQGNNSFAGQLGFDVQNLLGLPSLAPRAVVDPNITWESSQSFQTGIEARFFNGAIDFGLDYFVKTTTDLYVNKRLSPSTGDAVILTNDGEMVNKGLEFDLTGNIIRNEDFKLSLSINGSMYENEITQMPIENATGEAKVINIDGNFAQSAGRSRFDYYLREWAGVDPATGNAQWLESWVDENNNGQYDTNEGINDLEVYKAANPGASIQERVTTEYADATRKYNNKSLIPTVSGAFRLNTSYKDFNLSAQFSYSLGGYGYDQQYATQMSNGKVGSYSYNADMRDRWMNPGDITDVPRLYSNENIRVNAASTRFITSSDYLSLNNVRLGYSIPTQYLENIGLSSVSLWVSGDNLFLISARDGYNPTTSLTGTSERYNYSPISNYTLGVRVKF
- a CDS encoding SusD/RagB family nutrient-binding outer membrane lipoprotein, coding for MKKINKIKTLILAVAVSFTACDTVDFGDTNQNPNNPSTPVTASLLANVQRGTSGYIASTTSNLYVQYLSNGQYDEESRYQTLNWSPDGSYGLLEDLRQIIEINSNDDTKIAAQAYGSNGNQIAAASILRVYIMHGMTDRWGYLPYSEALDVSNNIYPAYDSQEAIYDGLFNELDAALASIDGGNGPDSDIYFGGDMDRWRTFANTIKMVMGLRLSKADPAKGQVKFNEALSGVISSNDENIKYTYLSEDSNDNPWQDRFESRKDYLMSDVFVDKLIGTGTNTLPEDPRLAKFAEPATTSATFVGAPYGASNSATADYSFITSDIISNSEAPLMIYTYSEVLFARAEAAAKGWTTEDPATLYNQAVTASMEQWGVDSADATVYLTANPYTGIEDIAYEKYVSLFFQGYNSWAEWRRFKAEGNDGRIALVAPANLLSNATDIPQRHGYSATAGALNEENYNAAVSAQGADNLDTKLWLFK
- a CDS encoding SusC/RagA family TonB-linked outer membrane protein, whose protein sequence is MKTKLKGILTLLLAFVVQISFAQEKTVSGTVSDATGSLPGVSILIKGTTKGTETDFNGKFTIKANNGDVLSFSYVGYKTIEKTIGSSNTVNVTMIEDASVLDEIVVTALGIKRDKKSIGFAQQSVKPENLVRSRETDVNNALAGRVAGVQAVGAPSAGFGNSGIRLRGNSNVLYIVDNVKISSTSDINTDDIADLSVLKGSAATALYGPEGINGVVIITTKSAKSGESVVTLNHSTAMENVYILPEYQNEYGGGYSQEFNTFNYDPSRHPASWASFNGQKMVEYYADESWGPKLDGQMVRHWDSWIQGDPEFGKLRAFEANPDNIQDFFDTGIINNTSVSFAKGGDDYNVRVGLTNIDRNSVFPNSKRKQVQATINASLDITDKLTAYANFNYQDRRTNNFPDNGYGNVVSNLNQWWQRQLDMDRVRNYERNGQFVSWNINSPTNSAPLYWDSPFFETNENLNFQTKNAIYGKIGLKYEVNENLNMSLDLRKTFNSYEYNNRTAFGSLGGQTLPSYSETENMDFREELFGIVNYSKDLNEDFDITASAGFELSTIGSESLSGSTVGGLNTLGFYSLSTSVDRPTVNNSSSKFKSKSIFVKGSVGYKDILFLDGFTRFDWGSSAYSEENRIETYGGSLSFIFSKLIPQNDFLRFGKLRMSAAQAPKFPSPYQLSAVYGIGTPYGSTGTLSAQGTFANPFLQGGVRKDYEIGTELRLFNSRLGVDFAYFKKIDEELPVSVTLDGSTGYTSTLKNDGKQTYNGIEVALNYDIIKKEDIAWDATLSFATLERTVNKISEGIDVNVLSSSWRGIQLQERVGEEWGAIYGRAFRRDADGNKILTASGAPIYDTNQYLGNVLPDFTGGFSNNIRYKNFNLGFDIDFQKGGKVFSVTRMFNNYSGLGIETVGNNNLGNPVRDAVANGGGELIEGVDETSGAPVSYNIESSTYWGRLFALHERWLYDASYVKLRTVRLDYDLPNNILEKTPFKTLNLGVFANNVWLIHSALPGLDPSEIETRNGVNWTEGGQLPNVRTVGVNVRMSF